The Arachis ipaensis cultivar K30076 chromosome B07, Araip1.1, whole genome shotgun sequence genomic interval tttataatctgagtgttggtgttctaggattgcctctggcattcctaggaccttatatcttatgtgcgtaGCACCTTTACCAtgatgagaacctccggttctcatcccatactatgttgtgtttttcagatgcaggtcgagaggcacctcgttaggcgtctggagctTCCGAAGCGAAGTGGTTTCTTTTGGGGTTTCTTTTAATCTtttaatatatgtatatataaagtcTCCTCTTGTATACTTGTCTATTTGCTCCtcctagaggtttatggagagctAGGGTTTTATGTATGTATTTTGGGTTTCAGATTATGTATAtaagtatgtaaatattctctgcccagccttagcttcacaggctgagttaggagcttgttattttgtactttTGACCATCTATTCCTACTTTATATTTATTATACTTATGAATCATAGGTTTCTTTGCACGCATGTTTTCCGTTTACGTGAGTGTTACGACTTTTGCTTTAAACTTTTCTTCACAGGCTCCTCGGTATAAATTCCTTTCAACTACTAttgttattatatatatactcTTACTTCTAAAGGTTGTAATACCTTGTCACCTCAGTATATTAATTTGAAAATATGTtcggatggcaagttgaggatgGAAGTCCCCTCTCTTGTGATGGAGATGtggggaaggtggaaaggcactctccttcgtattgcttttcccacattcttctctggttgcaaggtggaaagacgcactccttcgatgtggaaaggcactctccttcgtatctCCTCCAAGAGAAGGTGCAAAgacacactccttcgatgtggaaaggcactctccttcattTATGACCCTCCTGGAGATGTGCAACCTAGAGaccaatgtctgggttagctaccagatgtgtcgagttctggcaaagtaaccgacgcgtgagctcacggctagtaggataggcatgcatcatgttgcatttgtttactttgtttgggtgtgcataattgttttggtttgcctatctgaTAAATTCTGTTTAACTGATAATTGTGATACTTACTGTAACTGTTCTTTAAATTTGTTTGCCTTGTATTTGCTTGTGTTTGTGATTGTCCTTCTATTTTGAGTACCTTGGTGGTGGACGGGTGATAATGATGATCTATTTTGAAATGGACCAGAGGCCGGGTTGAGTTTCTTTGTGCCGGAGGCCGAGCTAGTTTGATTTGGGCCATAGGCCGTGACTGGTTGGTCAGTGGTAAGGGTTAGAGTTGAATGAGACAGTGAGCGGATTGTAATTTGAGAGATTAAGTTAGGATTGAGTTAGAACCTTAAGAACCTTAGATATCAACCCGTGTTTATGGTTTCTATTTTAGTCCCTTAATATTTAGTCCCTTGTCCCTTGNNNNNNNNNNNNNNNNNNNNNNNNNNNNNNNNNNNNNNNNNNNNTTCTTTCCTCCATTCAAATCCAATTTTCTCTCAATCTAGAGCTTCAATCAAAGACTTATTTATGGCCACGTGATCACGTCGTTATCCTCTTCCATTCTATCTAACTTTTGCAGTGAGTAATCCCAAGAACCTTATCTCATTTCTCCATTTTCATCTATTTTTGAGTTTGGAGTTTGAGGTGTTGAAAAATTATGCTAGAAACTATATCCTAAGATTATTTTGGGCAccatatcccaagagtgtgacaGCTGGCACTATATCCCTGATAACACATTCTCTCTGATAGGCACTATATGTAGTTGGATCATTTGGGAAAAAAGGTTCcatttatataattaatatatgtacatatatataatGTTATTTACTATCCTGTGACATAGTTATAATGTGAGTAATTTTATTAGCCTAAGATGCAGTAGTTCTATTAACAGGCTGTAAAtgtatataattttaattaatatccACTGTTTAAGTATGGGAATTTAATACAACACAAAAGGTAAAAGAGAATCAACAGTTATTTATTTGTTAATCATTCTATTCGTCTAAGATTAACTAATATTTTTTGTCATGCTACATGTGTTTATACTAGGATTTTAAGATGCCCAGGAAAGCTCGCTACACGAAAGGCACAAGAGTGGAGCCATCACGTCAGCAGCCTCCAGCTGCACCTCCTGCGTCTTCACCATTCGCTGACGATGACCGGCTCATCCCCCCGCCCCCCAGTAATGGTGGTGTCTCCGCAGCGGCTCCTCTCTGACCCTTTCGTTCGCCTCGGAGTGAACCAAGACCTGAGCCATAGACCGCTAACGGTGTACAAGTGACGGAACCATGCAATGAAGACTTGGACCCGGAGGCAAATGAGGTAGATTTGTTTGACGAACACATTAACAGGATGTTTGCTGCTTCTGATGCTAAAAAGCGCAAAGGGCGAAAGACTACTGAGTTTTGGGGTGTCGATCTCATTGGTAACAAGTGTTGAACCATACGACTTTTTAATTGATTAGCTAATGATATTGTTATGTTTCTCACATGTTGGGCACATTGGACACAtaagtaaaatttttttatagatTCTGATGGAATAGTCAAGCAAGCTAAAATGAGTGTGAGGGAGGCTATGAAGCGGTCTCTTAATGGTAGCAAGATCATACTGAGGTTCAACGAGGAACTGCAAGTAGTCAGAGACGGAGCTGGCCTGTTGAGTGGCATTCTAGGAGCGCTAAGTTCTGATTACAGCAAATTTCCTATCTGTGAGAAAAATTGGGGAAAGGTGCGGGGCAAAGACAGGGTTTATGATGATTGCATAGAGGTAACAACTTTCGGCATTGTTTAATCATATCAAACCTTTCAACTTACAATTACTTACAGTTGGATATTGTCATCGTAGGAGATGTTCCACTTTCAGGAAGATAGCGGTGGTAGAATCAAGCAAACATTTTTGCAACAAATGGGGAGGTCCTGGAAGGATACAAGGGGGAGGCTGTATGACTCGCATTACAAACCAACAAGGACACTTGAGAAGAATCTTGACAACTGCCCGGCGGGAATTCCTAGAGAGCATTGGTGGTGGTTCATTGATTATCGTAATGATCCTGCAACAAAGGTACCCCATTTTTTACGTAGCCTTTGTCTTTAATCCACCTAGGTTCTAGATAAACGCATATAATACCAACTAATTTTCAGTCTTAGAGATTATTTTATTGTATTCAAGTTTTTTTGGAGTTATATACATTACTTttcaaagaaagagaaaaagaacgtATATATAAGTAATACACCCAAGTAAAAGGAAGATATAAGAACATTTAACTATTTATGGTACACTCGTATGTATTCAGTCTGTGTCTAACCAATGTTACTGTTGATAACATAATAGGCAAAGTGCAAGCAAAATGCGTTGAATCGAAAGAAGCAGCTTTACACGCACACTGGTGGTTCTAAAAGCTTGGCTAGGGCAAGGGAAGAAGAGGTAATATAGATTTGAAATCAAGTATAGGTGCCTATCATTGTCTCGaataattctcttttttttaagcAAATCATTATTCAGTTTTGATTTATAAGGAATTGACAAGTGATGCTGATTTCCAAAAAACAAATGCTGGagctattaaaataaatttactaTTTAAGTATAATCAATTACTCAATCCTTGAAAAATAAATGGAGCAATCATTAGATACTTAACCGAATGAGGTAAAATAAATTGGTTGGTATGTAGTTTGGATTTATTTATAGAGTAGAACAAGAAAAAATTATTGGAGAAAATTAAATAAGTGAAACTTATGGTATAAACTGTATTGTCACAGACACAAAAACAAGGGAGGAGAGTTGGTAGGGGAGAAGTATGGATCCTAAAGCACAAACGACGTGATGGCACCTAGATACACGAAGAAGTGTAGAGGATTGCTGTAAGTATACTTAATCATTTATCTTGTAACATGTTAGGTTTAATTATTAAAATGTCTTGAGTACGCTATATTCCTAGTGTGATTGTGTATGGTTATTTACGTCTGCAGAAAAAATAATGAGATTGAGCAACTGGATGAAACTACGAGAATATTGTCTGAAAATGATTCCCTTGCCCAGGCTCTCAGTAAAGAGCGCTTGGGTAGAGTGCGTGGCATGGGTTTCGAGCCGACACCAAGTCAACTCTTTCGTCCGAGTTCGCAGCCGCCAGTGGATAAAGCTCAAACAGAAGAGGCCCAAAGGATGCTGTTTAAACTACAGGTGGAGGTGACGGTCGAGAAATTAAGAAGGAAGACagtggaggatgaagtagcagcagaaaaattgaaaaggaaggcAATGGAAGATGAAATAGTAGCAGAGGAAACAAAGAGACAGGCATTAGAGAGTGTGCTGAGTTATGTAGTCCAACAGCAAGGTGGGGAGCTCCCACCAGACATCGCTGCACAGATTAATTCTTTAGATGGACATGGTGGGAAATAGAAATTAGGATATATGTGATAGTTTATTTTTCAGTATATGTTTTGTTTATGTTACTATGCAGCATTAATTATTAGCCAAATACTTTACTTTTTTGGGTGACTATTGAAATACTTTATTAATATTACAATAAatatgttagttttttttttttgcagttaaATATTCTTGAGTCTTTTGCCTGCAATATAGAATTTGAGGGGAacgataagatttttaaaataaaagaaatactcCATACGATTAAGAAATACTCCCAggttaataaaataaatcaaaataaaattttagaaaaaaaaaagcacgcgacGTTTGTAGTTTCGCTGGTGTTATGTTtagcggcggtttaaaaccgccgcaaatTAGTAACTAAACCGCCGCTATCCTCTGTTCCTGTTGTAGTGACTAATCCCTTGATCAATATGGCACGGCTTcacaggagaaggtggtagggcactctttCGCAATTTATTCCACTTGGTGTAtgcctccaggagaaggtggtagggtacTCATCCCTCAATTGTATGCCTCCTGGGATGCGCAGAAGAGAgacgatatccgggttagctattGGATGTATCGGGTTCTGGCAGTTTaatcgacacgtgagctcatggccagtaggacaggcgtGCATTATACTACAATTTTTTGAAATTTCTTGGGTCTACATaactgttttggtttgcctaattaattttttgttaactGTTAAATGTACTATTTGTTATATTTTCTCTCTAATTGTGTTTATTTTGTACTGCTTATTGTTTGTGTATGATTTTACTATTGAGACTTGGGATAAATGGTGATTATGACTATGGGAATGAATGAGATCGGTGGTAGTTCAGAGTATGTTAAACTTAGCAAATTAATCCCATATTGATTATTATTTGTGATTGATATTACTGAACTGAATTTTGAACTGAGCAATTGAATATTGGGAGGAAAGATGGTGATGTATTGAGAATGATTGAGGCTAGAGGTAATTGATAGAGCTGAGATTTTAGAAATTGACCTTGTTGAGATTAGTTAAGACCCTACGCTTGAACTTTTGTGAAGTTGGAGATTTAGGATTGCCTAGTGGGTTCATGTCTCTTTATATAGTCTTTATTTGGAACTGTTACCTTACTGGGAACCTTTAGATTCTCACATGTCGtggattttctatttttcagaggTAAGGCGTAATGCACCCTGTTGAGTGTGTAGGACTCTTTTGGCGAAATGAAGAAGACTTTTGTTGATACTTCTTTTGTATATAGCATTTCTCcacttttaaaagtattattatatatttctcttAGAGActtttattttggagaaacaggatcTTATTTTGCACAATTTCTGGTTTGTAATGTTCTAGCCGGTCTCTTCTTTGCAGGTTGAAACTAGTAAATATTATGTATATTATTCCGGAACTTAtgtacctatatatatataaatatgttttATTTCTGTATACGACGTTCTCTTGCGTTAACGTGGTTCGAGTGTAGATGTCCGTGCTCTTTATTTATCTCCACAGACTCCTAGTTATATTGTTATTCTTCAAGTATTATGcatgtttcttttttttaggtATCGTAATATCTCATCACTTTTAatttacgacttaagcataaaactTTGAGTGATAAAGTGTTACATCTTTAAACACTCTTCGTCATTCCAAACATGAAGTAAGCTCTagaaacaaaataatataatctaaGAAAATTATGGGTTCAACTCAATCACAATATACAGTTAACTAATACATGCTAATGTGTGGAGTAAAAGAAAAGAGTGTAACGCTTTTTTGGAAAATAACAAATAATCAActattaaagataaataaattatcgggttttaaatttttttataatcttACAAAAAATAGTAAATTAACCTGAGATTAGCATGTTATCTTTTTAAATTCCAACTAtattacatatatataaaatatatattaaaataaaataaataaaaaatatatttatatgaaaatataaaatatcaaATTTAATAGCTAATTTGTTATGtatacatt includes:
- the LOC110264885 gene encoding uncharacterized protein LOC110264885; this translates as MFHFQEDSGGRIKQTFLQQMGRSWKDTRGRLYDSHYKPTRTLEKNLDNCPAGIPREHWWWFIDYRNDPATKAKCKQNALNRKKQLYTHTGGSKSLARAREEETQKQGRRVGRGEVWILKHKRRDGT